CAATCAAGGGGGATTTACCTTGTACAAGGCTGAGGTCCCAAGTGGAAAAATTTCAACCCTGATCTCTGGACCTGTTGGAGTCAATAGCTATGATATCCAAGGAACTCAGCTGGTGTATTCATTGACTAAGGTGGAAAATCCAAATGAACTTTATCTCGCAGATTTGGCCGGAAAAAATGAAAAGCAATTGACCCAATTCAATTCCGAATGGCTTGCCGATCGTTGGGTTTCTCTTCCCACCGGACATCAATTTGAGCAGGATGGATTTACGATCGATTATTGGGTAATGCCTCCGTTTGGACAAAAGTCCGGTGAAAAATATCCGACACTACTGGAAATGCACGGTGGACCTACGGCCATGTGGGGACCGGGGGAATTTAGCATGTGGCATGAGTTTCAAGTTTTGGCAGGACGTGGCTACGGAATCGTATACGCCAACCCAAGAGGAAGTGGGGGATATGGAAAAGTATTTCAAAAAGGGAATTACCGAGATTGGGGAGATGGCCCTGCCAAAGATGTGTTAACTGCCTTGGACAAAGCAGGTGAAAAGTATGCATGGATTGATCAGGATCAACTTGTTTTGACGGGTGGTTCCTATGCCGGTTATCTGACTGCTTGGATTGTAGGACATGATCACCGCTTCAAAGCAGCCTTAACCCAGCGGGGCGTGTATGATTTAACCTTCTTTATGGGAGAGGGAAATGCATGGAGATTAGTGCCGAATTACTTTGGATATCCATGGGAAGAAGGCGTAAAAGAGATCCTCGACTACAATAGCCCTCAGACTTATGTTCAGAATATTCAAACTCCCTTGATGATATTCCATGGGGATAATGACCTCCGAACTGGAGTTCGTCAATCCGAACTGTTGTATAAAAGCTTGAAGATTCTTGGCAAACCGGTCGAATACATTCGCTATCCGGAGGAGGGACACGAGCTTTCTCGCTCAGGAGCAATTCACCGCAGATTGGATCGAATTGGACGAATTGTCGAGTTTTTTGAGCGATACGTCACTCATCCTAATTGATCAAAAAGATGAAAAACAAAGGCTAGCCGTTTACGGCTAGCCTTTCTTAATTCAGCCTTATTCGTTTTCTGAAAACTTCAAGTTTTCAATAAAAGCCACCAACTGGGCGGAGTTTTTTAAACCTAGTTTTTGAATCAAATTCCTTCGATGGGTATTGACTGTTAAATCACTCAAAAACAACTTTTCCGCGATTTCGACTGAGGTATATCCCTCCGCGATCAGGTTGGCGATTTGTTTTTCTCGCTTGCTCAAGATGTTCAAATTGGACTTTGATTCCTTAGCGGGAGAAAAAGTCGCCTCGGGAAAAGTGAGAATATCCTGAAGGGCATTATTCATAGCCTCTACCAAGGCTCTTTTGCTAATCGATTTGGGGAGATATCCGATGGCACCTTCTTGGCGACATTTTTCCATGACATCCGGATTGTTTTCCATCGTCAGTAGAATGATCTTACTTTCGGGACTAATCTTTTTCAAAGCCCGAATTGAGGCAATTCCATTGGCATCGGGTAGAAAATAATCCAAAAGAATCAGGTCGGGCTGGGCACTTTCTGCCAAAGCTAATCCTTCTTCCAAGGTTTGTGCATGGACCAATTCGTGGATAAAAGTTTCGTTTCCAATCAAGGAGAAAACTCCCTGCGCAAAAAGTAAATGGTCGTCTATATGTAATACTTTGATGTCGCTGAAATTAAGCATAAACAGGGAAATTAATCGTAATGGTGGTGCCAGTGGCATCTGATTCAAGGTGCAGGTTTCCTTTGAAATAGCCGACCCGCTCCTGGATATTTTTCAGGCCTATGCCTGATTTTTTGGCGGTGGGGTTCATTCCTTTTCCGTTATCTTCTGCAATCAATTCAATTTTTCCATCTTGCTCGGAGATGCTCAATAAAGCTTCAGTGGCTTCAGAATGTTTGACCATGTTGAGCAAAAGTTCGCTGGATATACGATACAAAACCAGTTGCAGGGATTTGCTAATAGGAGAATGAATTTGAAAATAAAAATTGGTTTGGATGTGATGCTTTTTTTGAATCAGATCCAATTGCAGTTGGAGGACATTTTCCAGGCCGTTTTCTTCCAGATGATGAGGCGTCAAATTATGGCTTAATGATCGGGCCTCTTGGATACTTTTATCGATTAGGATTCGGAGCTCTTCCAATTCCTGGGTAGGATACTGCCCATTGAGCGTTTCGGTTTTAAGGTAAAGGCTGGCGAGCATGCCACCGATGCTGTCATGCAAATCACGCCCCAATCGTTGCCTTTCATCCTCCTGAACTTGGATCAACTGATCCGCCACCTGCTTTTCCTTTTCCAAGATCTGAACCGCGAGTTTTTCTTTCTCTTTTTTGAATAATGAAGCTCTTCGAGCAAAAGCCGCCGTGATAATCGCTGTTTCACCCATCAATCCAAAGGCACTTCCAAAGTCTACCAAGTAATGGGGAAGCCCCATCGGAATCAGCTTTTGATTGAGTTGAAGGGTCATTCCGAAAAGCACTAAAAAGGAAATACCTAACAAATAATGCCCAGCAAGTGGCACCTTGGCCCGCCACTGTTGGAAGGAATAAATTAGGACCAATAAGGAGGTAGCGACAGAAACCAGCCCGGTAACTTGGAGCAGGATGATTTTAAGCGTAATCAACTCCAATAGTTTTGGAGTGAATACCACCAAAAAGATCAATGCTGCCTGGAAAATCAAGTTGCCCCAAATGAATTTTGCTGTCCATTTTCCTGCTATGACGGGAGGAAAAAATCGAACCACCAACAGGAGGATCAATACATTGGTCAACAAGTTGAAAAAAGGTCGAGCTGCAGCAACCCAGATAATTTCAGTAGGCCAGAGGTATTGAAAGGTCAAGCCCCAATGGGTAGCGAGCCAAAACGAAATGGATAACACATAGGCCGCGTAGATGGCCCCACTCCAAGCTTTTAATTCCAAAGCAAAAAAGATGGCAAACAAAAAGATAATGGACAACCAACCCAAAATCCAACCAATCACCAAGGTGTCTTTTGCTTTTCGCTGTTGAAATGACTCGAAATCAAATAGCTCCGGTTCGATGTGAAAAGTCTCCCCAGCCTTATCCAGTCGAATTAAATAGTCTTGGGTGCTACCAGGAGCCAGCTCAAAGGGAATGACTAAATCTCGATCCAGAAAAGGCCGCTGTTCAAAGGGGTAAATGTCTCCCAATTCGAGAATAGGTTGGGATGAATCCTTCTCAAAAACCTGGATTTGATTGATATGAGGATTATTGGGAACGAAGAAAAGCTGTTGTTTCTGATTGCTGGGATTGTGGAGTGTGATACCCAGCCACCAGGCTTGTCGGGTGATCCCAGGATTAAATAGTTTTATATCCTTGCTGAGCGTGTCAAATTGATTCCAAGCCATATCAATCGATTGGCCTTCATCTGCAAACACCCCAAACTTCACTCCATTTCCTTCCTTCGAATTGCAAGAGAAAAGGCTTAGAATCAGAAAGGTAAAGGCAATGATTTTCCAGAAGCTAGTCTCGTTTCGGAGCCGACTTTTTCCAATAGCAAGAAAGGTAAAGGATACTTTGAAATTCAAATGTTAGACAAAAGGGTGATTCGTAAAGCAAGATACAGGATGCTTGAAAATTTCACTAAAAGGGATAAAAAATACCAACTTTTAGGTATTGCCCAAGGCAATTTTTTCTGGGAATATTGCAAGAGTAAAATGATTCAAAAGAATTGGTGAAAAACTTACATAAGTATAATCTAGGGTGAGCAGAGAAGCACCCAAAAGGTGTTTTTCTCAATTTTTTAAAGAGACAAGGTCTGTGGTAACGCAGGCCATTTTTTTTTGTCTTTTTGTTTCCATAGAACTGGTTTCTTATACTACCCAATTTCACTGATTCAACCTTAGATCCCTGATTTTTAGCAGGATATGGGTTGACTTTTTACTGCTTATTCTGCCCAATTTTTAAGTATATTTTCTTGCTTTCCAGAAGGTTCCTGATTTTCAGGTTCAGGATAAATGATCCTTTGCCCATTTTCACACTCAAACACCCTAGTTTATGAAAAATTTAGCTTTTCGGTTCCTATGGATTGCCTTCCTTTCCCTATGGATTCAACCTGCAGTAGCTCAGGAAATGACCAAGCAGGATTATTTGGAATTAAGCAAAAAACAAAAGAATACAGGGTTTATTCTTTTGGGTGGTGGTGCCGCTGCGGTAATTGCCGGGTCGGTACTCTTTAGTGAAAACTTTTGCATTTGGGGCTGTACCAATTCAGAAGATAAACTTGCGGCAACAGGAGCAGCACTTGCATTAGGGGGAGGAGTGGCTATGCTGGTGAGTATTCCTTCCTTTATTAATTCCAGCAAAAATGCGACTCGAGCTGCCCAGCTAAGCTTGGTTCGGGAGACACTTCCTGGTCCTCGGATTGCTCCTCAAATTCCCAGATCTTATTTGTCCATTCAGATGAGTATTCCGATTTCGAAACGATAAAACCTAAAAAACGGCCTGTCTACGTTATGCAGACAGGCCGTTTTTCTAACAACTTTTTCTATTAAGTAAAGGTGCTTTGCTTGAAAGAGGGTTTAATTTATTGTGATTTTAAATTCAACCGAATGATTTTTGGATTTTTCGTTTTTATCCTTTAGGATTAACCTGTAATCACCCAATCGATTGATCATGAGAAAATTAGGCTACATTCTGGTTCTTGGACTATTGTGTTCATCTTGCGGAAACTCTGAAAACCCTGACACTTTACCTACCTCTGGCGCGATCACGGGTTCAGTGCTTCTATTCGGAGAAGGTTCAGCTAGTCTTCCCCCTGCAGGAATGAAGGTAAGTATTGAAAATAGTAGTCCCCCCATTGAAGCGACTACTGACAATGCCGGCAAGTTTACCTTAGAAAATGTTCCCTTCGGCACGTATACGCTTAGCTATGAAAAAGAGGGTTTTGGAACTTATAAAAAGCCCGAAATAGTCCATGAAGCGGTGATTTCACCGATCAGTATAACACCTTCCCTTGGCCAATTGTCAAGCACCCAAGTGATAGAAGTTCGAATGGAAAAAAGTGGATCCTCCTTAATTACCTATGTTACCACTAATCCCGCCGCATCGATCAATTCCCGACGCTATATCCGCTATTTTTTCGGAACCACTCCTAATGTTTCAGCGAGTAATTACACTGCTTATTCGGAAACTTATGTTGTCCAAGACACGCCTTACTACAGGACATTTGCCCCCTCACAATTATCCCAATTAGGGCTCAATCCTACCGGAACGATCTACATGCGGGTATACGGGGATTCTTTTTTCTCCAATGATTACCTAGATCCTGTGACTAAAAAAAGGGTTTTCCCGAATTTAAATCCCAACACGGTCGCTGCAAAGTCTGTAACCTTCTGAAATGAGAATCCAAATAGTTTCAATCTTCAAAAACCAGCTCCCGACTTGAAGTCAATTTGATTTTCCGAGCCACCGAAAGGCCCGAAAAGTCGCCAATCAGTCGGTAGTCTATTTGTCGAATGGAAAATTGATTTCTCAAGGCCAATAAGAATTCACCTCGTGCTGCAGTCCATCCGGAATTTCCTACTTCCTGATTAAATCGATCAATCAGCTCTTGATCAGAAAGCCGCAGGAGGTTTACGGTAAAATAGGATACGTTCATAATTGTCAATTTTTCAAAGAGTGGATAATTCAAATCTGTCCATACTTTCCAGCTTGGCAGATTTGAGTATTTCGATCGAAATGGCATTTCTATTTAAAATAATGCCGGACATTCATTCCGATGATTTCGTGGCTTTGGGTCACCAAAGTTCCCCCGCTTGGAATCGTCGAACTGGTATAAGCTTGTCCATCAAAGATGTAATAGCCCATTTCTGGGCCTTCCACCAAGCAAAGTCTGGCAGGACGCTTTAACTGTGCTTCCAGTTGGTCTTTCACTTGATGCGTTCGCTCAATCAAAAGCTCATGAACTTTGGAATACTTGTCGATTTCATACAATGCCAGCATCCAAGGCTCAACTCCTTCGAGTTGAATTCCACCAGATTCAGTGGACTCCTTTTCGTCCAACTGAATGGGAAGCTGCATATACACCCCACTGGTAATCCGCACGATGAGGTAGGGAAATATTCCGTATCCTGCAGGGAATTTTCGGAATTCAGACCAAGGAATTGATTTATCGAGGTTCATTGCTGTCTTTTTTAGGGCGGATGACCCGCACGGTAAAATTGGATTTCTGGTATTTTTTATCCTCGGGCTTAGCCCAAGGACGCCTGCAGAAGATTTGCTCTGCACATTCTTTTTCCACAATCAGATGCGCATAGGCACTGAGCGGAACAGCCAAATCTTCGAAGGTGACTTCGAAAAGGATGCGATCTCGGATTAAAGCCATGACTCAGGAGTTTAAGGAAAAGTGCGTGATCTTTTGTATCGGTAAACTCGAATCAAAGGGCAAAAGCAAAACCTGCTGGCTTTGTGCCACAATTCCAAAGCTTCCGGGAGCAGTTCCCAAACTGAGACTAGCGCCCAGATACTGCTTGCTTTCATCGAAATGCAGCAAGACATAGGGAGTAACCCCACTGAGATCCACCTGGGTAGTCAGGAGGGAATGGGTAAACTGAATCAAGACGGCATCCTGCTGGGTGATCCAATCTTGAGCCCGAAGGGAAGTGTGTGGATATTCCACCTGAAGGATTGAGAAAGTCTGGGGAGGATGCTCCCGAAAGTGCAGGATCAGCTCCTGCTGCGTAGTGAAAATGGACATGATAACATGCGTTTAAGGTTAAACATGGTTATCACCAAGAAGAAAGCGGGGGAGATGCAGGTAAACATTTTTGGTCTGCAATGACCCTCATCGATGGACCACCGTGGTGTTTGACTCGGTTGGTATCAGCCATGCTGATTCTTGATGATGCCCAAAGGTAAGTTTATGCTCAGTGGAAAAGCAAGAGGGGAGAATAAAAATGGCAGAGATTGTCGGGGAGGGAGATAATGAGATTATTGGACTCAAAATTCATCTTAATGCTTTGGTAGTTTTAATTTGATTTTGACATATTCGAAAATTAGTTTTTGAAGAATGACTATTGAGCAAATTGCTGCATCGTTTTTTAAGGTTAAAAGAGCCTCAACATCTTACGGAATGGCTCCGCATAAACCAATTTTATTGCTTTCTCTTTTGGACTTGATGGATTCGGGTGAATCATTGAATAATCAGTTCATTGTAAATGCTGATTTGGTAGCTGCATTTCATGAGAATTGGTCACTTTTAGTTTTTACGGGCCATACAGAGGATTTTACTCAACCATTTTATTATCTCCAAAATGATAAAATAGGAGGTAAAAATTTTTGGAAACTCCAACCAAAGGTTGGGTATTCAATTAATTCTCACATAAAAAGTATCCAAGTTCTTTCTGATGTTCTTCAATATGGTACCTTTTCCGATGAGGTTTTTCTAGAATTAATAGAACCAAAAAATCGGATGGTTCTAAGAGAATTACTTCTTAATCATTTTTTTCCTGGCTATAAGAGTGGATATTTTTCTAATAAAAAATCAGAGAACGCCTATCTTAAAAGCATTGATAGTTATGTATTGAATCAAACCGATAAGGTTCAAAGACTACAAGTTGCAGAGGAAGAGTGGGGTTATGTCAGGAGTAGTACCTTCAAAAAATGGGTTCCTAGAGTTTATCAAAATACATGTGCCATATCTCGAATGAAATTGGTTTCTACTTTTGGGTATTCTTTAATTGATGCATGTCATATCCGTCCATTTTCCGATAATCAAGATGATCGTGTAACCAATGGAATTGCGCTATGCCCTAACCTCCATCGTGCGTTTGACAGGGGCCTGATTAGTATAGACCAAGAGTATAAAGTATTGGTTACTGATCAAATTCAAGAAGATAAATCAAATCCTTATGGACTTGAAAATTTAAAAGGGAGAAAGATTTTGTTACCAGCTGAAAAGCATCTTTGGCCAGATCAGGAAAATTTGGAATGGCATAGGGGAAATCGGTTTTCAACATAAAAGCAATTTTCAGTTTAAAATGGGTAAACCGATTGACTTAAAATATTCAAATGTATTATCATAAAATTCTGGGTTCCTTGTATGATCATCAGGATTACCTTCCGGAACTAGAATGATCATTCCTTTTCTTGCTCGGGTTAAAAGGACTCTATAGGCGTTAATTAAATACTTTTGCCTTTCTTCTTTGTTGATTTTTTGCCATTTGTTCCCTTTAAATGAAAAAGATTTCCAGCCAGAATTGGAATATCTTAAGTCCCCATCCCAAGTAACACAAGCCCAATCAAGTTCAAGACCTTGAACTTGGAATTCTGTAGCAACATCTTCCAAAAAATAGGATGAGCGAATATCATCTTTACCATTTAGAAACCAATGAACAGGGTTAATTGGCGATTTAACATCAATAGCCAAAGGCTTTAATCTATAGGCCTGCGAAGAAACTACAATTCCATATCTTTCAGATCCTCTAGCTTTTTCTTTAATCCATTTTTTTGCAGTATCAATAGATCTTGTGATTGCTATTGGATATTGATTTTGAAAACTTTTTAATGTTTGTTTCGATTCAATTTTATTTAGATCTAAAAGCTGTTTTACAAATAATGAAAGCTTTTCGGCTCTTATTGATCGCATAGAAACACCCAAATGCAAATCAGGATTAAAGACTACTTTGCATTCATTTTTTAATTCAAGAATCGAATCCATTGCGTCATATTCTGAATCAAAAAGGTGAGGAGAAATATGTGTTTCCCAATCTTTGAACTTTGTTTTTACTGCTTTAATCCATTCAGAAATTCCTGCTTCTCCAGTATTAATTTCTTGGCCCCCGCCGACTAAGCAAACAATTACAGCCCAGTCTTTATGCCTATTCAAGCATGAAATCAGA
Above is a window of Algoriphagus sanaruensis DNA encoding:
- a CDS encoding response regulator, coding for MLNFSDIKVLHIDDHLLFAQGVFSLIGNETFIHELVHAQTLEEGLALAESAQPDLILLDYFLPDANGIASIRALKKISPESKIILLTMENNPDVMEKCRQEGAIGYLPKSISKRALVEAMNNALQDILTFPEATFSPAKESKSNLNILSKREKQIANLIAEGYTSVEIAEKLFLSDLTVNTHRRNLIQKLGLKNSAQLVAFIENLKFSENE
- a CDS encoding 7TM-DISM domain-containing protein; amino-acid sequence: MNFKVSFTFLAIGKSRLRNETSFWKIIAFTFLILSLFSCNSKEGNGVKFGVFADEGQSIDMAWNQFDTLSKDIKLFNPGITRQAWWLGITLHNPSNQKQQLFFVPNNPHINQIQVFEKDSSQPILELGDIYPFEQRPFLDRDLVIPFELAPGSTQDYLIRLDKAGETFHIEPELFDFESFQQRKAKDTLVIGWILGWLSIIFLFAIFFALELKAWSGAIYAAYVLSISFWLATHWGLTFQYLWPTEIIWVAAARPFFNLLTNVLILLLVVRFFPPVIAGKWTAKFIWGNLIFQAALIFLVVFTPKLLELITLKIILLQVTGLVSVATSLLVLIYSFQQWRAKVPLAGHYLLGISFLVLFGMTLQLNQKLIPMGLPHYLVDFGSAFGLMGETAIITAAFARRASLFKKEKEKLAVQILEKEKQVADQLIQVQEDERQRLGRDLHDSIGGMLASLYLKTETLNGQYPTQELEELRILIDKSIQEARSLSHNLTPHHLEENGLENVLQLQLDLIQKKHHIQTNFYFQIHSPISKSLQLVLYRISSELLLNMVKHSEATEALLSISEQDGKIELIAEDNGKGMNPTAKKSGIGLKNIQERVGYFKGNLHLESDATGTTITINFPVYA
- a CDS encoding carboxypeptidase-like regulatory domain-containing protein; its protein translation is MRKLGYILVLGLLCSSCGNSENPDTLPTSGAITGSVLLFGEGSASLPPAGMKVSIENSSPPIEATTDNAGKFTLENVPFGTYTLSYEKEGFGTYKKPEIVHEAVISPISITPSLGQLSSTQVIEVRMEKSGSSLITYVTTNPAASINSRRYIRYFFGTTPNVSASNYTAYSETYVVQDTPYYRTFAPSQLSQLGLNPTGTIYMRVYGDSFFSNDYLDPVTKKRVFPNLNPNTVAAKSVTF
- a CDS encoding HNH endonuclease, which encodes MTIEQIAASFFKVKRASTSYGMAPHKPILLLSLLDLMDSGESLNNQFIVNADLVAAFHENWSLLVFTGHTEDFTQPFYYLQNDKIGGKNFWKLQPKVGYSINSHIKSIQVLSDVLQYGTFSDEVFLELIEPKNRMVLRELLLNHFFPGYKSGYFSNKKSENAYLKSIDSYVLNQTDKVQRLQVAEEEWGYVRSSTFKKWVPRVYQNTCAISRMKLVSTFGYSLIDACHIRPFSDNQDDRVTNGIALCPNLHRAFDRGLISIDQEYKVLVTDQIQEDKSNPYGLENLKGRKILLPAEKHLWPDQENLEWHRGNRFST